The following proteins come from a genomic window of Polaribacter dokdonensis:
- a CDS encoding DUF5689 domain-containing protein, producing the protein MKTNKTIILLLALVASISFTSCVEDGDFTVPQSIGAEENAAVETIEAELADPNSGLTEISIANLAGLVVNGQATEITSNIVVKGYVTSSDETGNFYKEFFIQDKPENPTAAIKVALELVDSYNKFNIGREVYVRLNGLYVGEVRSGDGVATIGGDKNDDGDEVENLSLNQLDTQLFRSSNTETIVPLSVKFSEINDSHIGMFIQVDNAQFPTTLAGKTYVDANDQFDTQRTLQSCDGFGFTTFILETSAFASFKFATLPAGGGSIAGVVSKTFNGSDLVLALNSNADVDMSGSRCTPLDINDFSVIVEEDFDSGVDNSTFNFPGWTNFAEEGSELWTEQVFSGNGYAEFSSFRSGDDVNIAWLISPSIDMDAQTNEFLNFQVAQHHLDSVDNTLELFVSTDYDGSNVAAATWQPVSANLPVPSDSWYAFKDSGLVDLSTYTGTLYVGFKVTGSGNDDTLDGAYMIDDFKVLAQ; encoded by the coding sequence ATGAAAACAAATAAAACAATCATCTTATTATTAGCTTTAGTTGCTAGTATATCTTTTACTTCTTGTGTAGAGGATGGAGATTTTACTGTACCTCAAAGCATAGGAGCAGAAGAAAATGCAGCAGTTGAAACAATAGAAGCAGAACTTGCAGACCCAAATAGCGGTTTAACAGAAATTTCTATTGCTAATTTAGCAGGCTTAGTTGTTAATGGGCAAGCAACAGAAATTACATCTAACATTGTTGTAAAAGGTTATGTAACATCATCAGATGAAACAGGTAATTTTTACAAAGAGTTTTTTATTCAAGACAAACCAGAAAATCCTACAGCTGCAATTAAAGTAGCTTTAGAGTTGGTAGATTCTTACAACAAATTTAATATTGGTAGAGAAGTTTACGTAAGATTAAATGGTTTATATGTTGGTGAAGTTCGTTCTGGAGATGGAGTTGCTACAATTGGTGGTGATAAAAACGATGATGGTGATGAAGTAGAAAATTTATCTTTAAACCAATTAGACACTCAATTATTTAGATCATCTAATACAGAAACTATTGTACCATTAAGTGTTAAGTTCTCAGAAATTAATGATAGTCATATTGGTATGTTTATTCAGGTTGATAATGCACAGTTTCCAACTACTTTAGCTGGTAAAACATATGTAGATGCTAATGATCAATTTGATACTCAAAGAACATTACAAAGTTGTGATGGTTTTGGTTTTACAACCTTTATTTTAGAAACTTCTGCTTTTGCAAGCTTTAAATTCGCAACATTACCAGCAGGTGGTGGTTCTATTGCAGGTGTAGTCTCTAAAACTTTTAATGGTAGTGATTTAGTATTAGCTTTAAATAGCAATGCAGATGTTGATATGTCTGGTTCAAGATGTACACCTTTAGATATTAATGATTTTAGCGTAATTGTAGAAGAAGATTTCGATTCAGGTGTAGACAACTCTACATTTAACTTTCCAGGTTGGACTAACTTCGCAGAAGAAGGAAGTGAATTATGGACAGAGCAAGTTTTTAGTGGAAATGGTTATGCAGAGTTTAGTTCTTTTAGATCTGGAGATGATGTAAATATTGCTTGGTTAATTTCACCAAGTATTGATATGGATGCACAAACTAATGAGTTTTTAAACTTTCAAGTAGCACAACATCACTTAGATTCTGTAGACAATACTTTAGAGTTATTTGTTTCTACTGATTATGATGGTTCTAATGTTGCAGCTGCAACTTGGCAGCCAGTTTCTGCAAATTTACCTGTACCAAGTGATTCTTGGTACGCATTTAAAGATTCTGGTTTAGTAGATTTATCTACATATACAGGTACACTTTATGTTGGATTTAAAGTAACAGGTTCAGGTAATGACGATACTTTAGATGGAGCATACATGATAGATGATTTTAAAGTTTTAGCACAATAA
- the mce gene encoding methylmalonyl-CoA epimerase: protein MNKIEHIGIAVKDLEKSNKVFASLFGEEHYKVEEVLSEGVKTSFFKNGPNKIELLEATNPESPIAKFIAKKGEGIHHIAFAVDDILSEIKRLKEEGFIVLNEEPKKGADNKLVAFLHPKSTNGVLIELCQEIK, encoded by the coding sequence ATGAATAAGATAGAACACATAGGTATTGCAGTTAAAGATTTAGAAAAATCAAATAAAGTATTTGCCTCACTTTTTGGTGAAGAACATTATAAAGTAGAAGAAGTCTTATCAGAAGGTGTTAAAACCTCTTTCTTTAAAAATGGTCCTAATAAAATTGAGCTTTTAGAAGCTACAAATCCAGAAAGCCCAATTGCAAAATTTATTGCAAAAAAAGGTGAAGGTATTCATCATATTGCATTTGCAGTAGATGATATTTTAAGTGAAATTAAGCGCTTAAAAGAAGAAGGGTTTATCGTTTTAAATGAAGAGCCAAAAAAGGGTGCAGACAATAAATTAGTGGCCTTTTTGCATCCTAAATCTACAAATGGAGTACTAATAGAATTGTGTCAAGAAATCAAATAG
- a CDS encoding cell division protein FtsX, translating to MSKKFDSYQKRRLQSSYISVVISIALVLFMVGILSLIVLKSTKVANYVKEKVAITLFIKDNVTQKQIKTFRESLLEEEFTKKAIYTSKAQAAKRFSEQIGEDFLEFLGENPLKNGVDIYLKADYVTPEKVAELEQRFQKNAFVADVSYDKPLINLLTKNIKRISFWLLVLSSFFALVAMILINSSIRLSIYSKRFNIKTMQMVGATKSFIRRPFIFRSLKLGLLGALIALMGIAVIIYYLDKYIPAINFLEDYITLGYISGIVIISSLIITWISTFLATQRFLNLQTDELYY from the coding sequence ATGTCCAAAAAATTTGATTCTTATCAAAAAAGACGCTTACAATCTTCTTACATTTCTGTTGTAATTAGTATTGCTTTGGTGCTATTTATGGTGGGTATTTTAAGTTTAATTGTTTTAAAAAGCACTAAAGTTGCTAACTATGTAAAAGAGAAAGTTGCCATTACTCTTTTTATAAAAGATAACGTTACTCAAAAACAGATTAAAACTTTTAGAGAATCTTTACTAGAAGAAGAATTTACTAAAAAGGCTATTTATACAAGTAAAGCACAAGCTGCAAAAAGATTTAGTGAGCAAATAGGAGAGGATTTTTTAGAATTTCTAGGAGAAAATCCACTAAAAAATGGTGTAGATATTTACTTAAAAGCAGATTATGTTACACCAGAAAAAGTAGCAGAATTAGAACAAAGATTTCAAAAAAATGCTTTTGTAGCGGATGTTTCTTATGATAAACCACTAATAAATCTACTGACAAAAAATATAAAACGAATTAGTTTTTGGTTATTAGTTTTAAGTAGCTTTTTTGCCTTGGTTGCAATGATATTAATCAACAGCTCAATACGTTTATCAATCTATTCAAAAAGGTTTAATATTAAAACCATGCAAATGGTTGGAGCTACTAAAAGCTTTATTAGAAGACCATTTATTTTCAGAAGTTTAAAATTAGGTTTATTGGGTGCACTAATTGCATTAATGGGTATTGCAGTTATTATTTACTATTTAGATAAGTATATACCAGCCATAAATTTTTTAGAAGATTATATTACTTTAGGCTATATTTCTGGCATCGTAATTATATCTTCTCTGATTATTACTTGGATCAGTACATTCCTTGCAACACAACGTTTTTTAAATTTGCAAACAGACGAATTATATTATTAA
- a CDS encoding DUF3098 domain-containing protein, which translates to MKNKVKQKPEFLFGKRNYIIMLIGIVFITAGFIFMSGGGSDDPNVFNEEIYNWQRIRLAPTLVIIGLAIEIYAILADPKK; encoded by the coding sequence ATGAAAAATAAAGTAAAGCAAAAGCCAGAATTTTTATTTGGTAAACGAAATTATATCATAATGCTTATAGGTATTGTGTTTATTACTGCAGGTTTTATTTTTATGTCTGGTGGAGGTAGTGATGATCCAAATGTGTTTAATGAAGAAATCTACAATTGGCAGAGAATTCGTTTAGCACCAACTTTAGTAATTATAGGATTAGCAATAGAGATTTACGCAATTTTAGCAGATCCTAAAAAATAA
- a CDS encoding undecaprenyl-diphosphate phosphatase — protein sequence MDILEAIVLGVIQGLTEFLPVSSSGHLELAKAILGDTSVPEESLTFTVVLHFATALSTLVIFRKEVAEILKGLFQFKWNDQTKFSLKIIISMLPAVVVGLLFEEQLEAFFGGKILLVGVMLLVTAILLLLADKAKNTDKEVSFTNSVIIGISQAIAMLPGISRSGATISTSVLLGIDRTKAARFSFLMVVPLIFGKIGKDVLSGDLNFQSSEMLPIIAGFIAAFLAGILACKWMIALVKKSKLSYFSLYCAIVGFIAIGYALFLA from the coding sequence ATGGATATTTTAGAAGCTATAGTTCTTGGTGTAATTCAGGGTTTAACAGAATTTTTACCAGTTTCTTCTAGTGGTCATTTAGAGTTAGCAAAAGCTATTTTAGGTGATACTTCTGTGCCAGAAGAAAGTTTAACTTTTACTGTTGTTTTACACTTTGCAACAGCATTAAGCACCTTGGTAATTTTTAGAAAAGAAGTTGCAGAAATCTTAAAAGGATTATTTCAATTCAAATGGAATGACCAAACAAAATTCTCATTAAAAATTATAATTTCTATGTTGCCAGCAGTTGTTGTTGGTTTGTTGTTCGAAGAGCAACTAGAGGCCTTTTTTGGAGGTAAAATATTGTTAGTGGGTGTAATGCTATTAGTTACAGCAATACTTTTATTATTAGCAGATAAAGCCAAAAACACCGATAAAGAAGTATCCTTTACAAACTCTGTAATTATTGGTATTTCGCAAGCTATTGCAATGTTACCAGGTATTTCTAGATCTGGTGCAACTATTTCAACATCAGTTTTATTAGGTATTGATAGAACAAAAGCTGCACGTTTTTCTTTTTTAATGGTTGTACCTTTAATATTTGGTAAAATAGGTAAAGACGTTTTAAGTGGCGATTTAAATTTTCAATCTTCAGAAATGTTACCTATAATTGCAGGTTTTATAGCAGCGTTTTTAGCAGGAATTTTAGCTTGTAAATGGATGATTGCTTTAGTCAAAAAAAGCAAATTATCTTACTTTTCTTTATACTGTGCAATTGTAGGTTTTATAGCTATAGGTTACGCTTTATTTTTGGCATAA
- the truB gene encoding tRNA pseudouridine(55) synthase TruB, with translation MTEEDFKNGQVLLIDKPLTWTSFQAVNKIRWHIKQRFNLKKIKVGHAGTLDPLATGLLIICTGKQTKEINTYQGQIKEYTGTFTLGATTPSYDLETEVNETFSIDHITEDLLNQTTQKFIGDIDQKPPIFSAIKKDGKRLYELARKGETTEIKSRTVTVSEFEITKIALPNVEFRVVCSKGTYIRSLAYDFGKALDSGAHLSVLRRTKIGDFSVDNAESIEGFIENLKAE, from the coding sequence ATGACAGAAGAAGATTTTAAAAATGGACAAGTTTTACTGATTGATAAACCATTAACTTGGACCTCTTTTCAGGCTGTAAATAAAATACGTTGGCACATAAAACAGCGTTTTAACCTTAAAAAAATAAAAGTAGGTCATGCAGGTACTTTAGATCCTTTAGCTACTGGCTTATTAATCATTTGTACAGGTAAACAAACCAAAGAAATAAATACTTATCAAGGTCAAATTAAAGAATATACAGGAACTTTTACCTTGGGTGCAACTACACCAAGTTATGATTTAGAAACAGAGGTAAATGAAACGTTTTCTATAGATCATATCACAGAAGATTTATTAAATCAAACCACCCAAAAATTTATTGGTGATATTGATCAGAAACCACCTATTTTTTCTGCTATTAAAAAGGATGGTAAACGTTTATATGAATTAGCTAGAAAAGGTGAAACCACTGAAATAAAATCGAGAACAGTTACTGTTTCTGAATTTGAAATTACAAAAATAGCTTTACCAAATGTTGAGTTTAGAGTAGTTTGTTCTAAAGGAACTTACATAAGATCATTGGCGTATGATTTTGGAAAGGCTTTAGATTCTGGAGCGCATTTATCAGTTTTAAGAAGAACCAAAATTGGAGATTTTTCTGTAGATAATGCAGAATCTATTGAAGGTTTTATTGAAAATTTAAAAGCTGAGTAG
- a CDS encoding APC family permease yields MSAKIDLKDAIFIGIGGMVGGGIFAVLGLAVSLAKGGTPIAFLFAGIIALLTAYSYAKLSKKYPENGGTVRFVHHQFGNGIFAGGINNLLWISYIVMLALYASAFGAYSAELISITSNNEVDIKIFQTAIIVLALLINYLSIKLVSRIESVSVVVKLIILIAFIAVGFYGIYQNSENLNQLTPENWEAPILLLSGGMVIFVAYEGFELIANSISDLQNKEKNTEKAYFGAVGFVVILYILIAIVTIGALPFDTIASAEEYVLAKAAEPTLGKIGFTIITITAMISTFSAINATVLGSGRVNFDIAKDDELPKYFSNSLWGKPVGFLITAILAIALVNTIDLESISTAGSSGFLLIFTIVNYIGYKKYKTLKSNKFIHLFAAIICAIAFATLLLQQFAENKIGVFSALSIIALSFLVEFVYKSTSKV; encoded by the coding sequence ATGAGTGCTAAAATAGATCTAAAAGATGCCATTTTTATTGGTATTGGAGGCATGGTTGGTGGTGGTATATTCGCTGTTCTTGGTTTAGCAGTATCTTTAGCAAAAGGAGGTACACCAATTGCTTTTTTGTTTGCAGGGATTATAGCTTTGCTAACTGCTTATTCTTATGCCAAGCTCTCTAAAAAATATCCAGAAAATGGAGGTACAGTTCGTTTTGTGCATCATCAGTTTGGAAATGGAATATTTGCAGGTGGAATTAACAACTTACTTTGGATTAGTTATATAGTAATGCTGGCCTTGTACGCTTCTGCTTTTGGTGCTTACAGTGCAGAACTTATATCCATAACTAGTAATAATGAAGTTGATATTAAAATCTTTCAAACAGCCATAATTGTGTTAGCCCTTCTTATAAATTATCTGAGTATTAAACTAGTTAGCAGAATAGAATCTGTTTCTGTTGTTGTAAAACTTATTATTCTAATTGCTTTTATTGCAGTAGGTTTTTATGGAATATACCAAAATTCAGAAAATCTAAATCAACTTACTCCAGAAAACTGGGAAGCTCCAATTCTATTACTTTCTGGAGGTATGGTTATTTTTGTTGCCTATGAAGGTTTTGAGTTGATTGCCAATTCTATTTCAGATTTACAAAATAAAGAGAAAAACACAGAAAAAGCATATTTTGGTGCTGTTGGGTTTGTAGTAATTCTGTATATACTCATTGCTATAGTAACCATTGGAGCTCTGCCTTTTGATACTATTGCAAGTGCAGAGGAATATGTTTTAGCCAAAGCAGCAGAACCTACTTTAGGAAAAATAGGGTTTACCATCATAACAATAACAGCCATGATATCTACCTTTTCTGCTATTAATGCTACTGTTTTAGGTAGTGGAAGAGTAAACTTTGATATTGCTAAAGATGATGAGCTCCCAAAATACTTCAGTAATTCACTTTGGGGAAAACCAGTTGGCTTTTTAATTACAGCAATTTTAGCTATAGCTCTTGTAAATACTATTGATTTAGAGAGTATTTCTACTGCAGGTAGTTCTGGCTTTTTATTAATTTTTACTATTGTAAATTATATTGGCTACAAAAAATACAAGACCCTAAAGTCGAATAAGTTTATTCACCTTTTTGCAGCAATAATTTGTGCTATTGCTTTTGCAACCTTGTTATTACAGCAGTTTGCAGAAAACAAAATTGGTGTTTTTAGTGCACTAAGTATAATTGCACTCAGCTTTTTAGTTGAATTCGTTTACAAAAGCACCTCTAAAGTTTAA
- a CDS encoding sigma-70 family RNA polymerase sigma factor → MRQLKIVKQVTNRDTKSLEKYFQEIGKIDLITADEEVELALKIKAGDQRALDKLVKANLRFVVSVAKQYQNQGLKLSDLINEGNLGLVKAAKRFDETRGFKFISYAVWWIRQSIMQSLAEQSRIVRLPLNKIGSISKINKVYSKLEQRNERIPTYVEIANELDTTVRNVSQSMRNSGKHVSMDAPFREGEDSNLYNVLKSDESPRPDRNLMKQSLDIEINRALETLSHKEAKVIKMFFGLGNHTASSLSEIGETFDLTRERVRQVKQRAIRRLQNKSRTEVLRYYLG, encoded by the coding sequence ATGAGACAACTAAAAATTGTAAAGCAAGTAACCAACAGAGATACCAAATCATTAGAAAAATATTTTCAAGAGATTGGAAAAATAGATTTAATAACTGCTGATGAAGAAGTAGAATTAGCATTAAAAATTAAAGCTGGTGATCAAAGAGCTCTAGATAAATTGGTAAAAGCTAACTTACGATTTGTTGTTTCTGTAGCAAAACAATATCAAAATCAAGGTTTAAAATTATCAGATTTAATTAATGAAGGTAATTTAGGTTTAGTAAAAGCAGCAAAACGCTTTGATGAAACTAGAGGTTTTAAGTTTATATCTTATGCAGTTTGGTGGATTAGGCAATCAATAATGCAATCTTTAGCAGAACAATCTAGAATTGTGCGTTTACCATTAAATAAAATTGGAAGCATCAGCAAAATAAACAAAGTGTATTCTAAATTGGAACAAAGAAATGAGAGAATTCCTACTTATGTAGAAATTGCAAATGAATTAGATACCACAGTTAGAAATGTGTCCCAATCTATGAGAAATTCTGGTAAACATGTTTCTATGGATGCACCTTTTAGAGAAGGTGAAGATTCTAATCTTTACAATGTCCTAAAATCAGATGAATCACCAAGACCAGATAGAAATTTAATGAAACAATCTTTAGATATTGAAATAAATAGAGCTTTAGAAACCCTTTCTCATAAAGAAGCTAAAGTTATAAAAATGTTTTTTGGTTTAGGAAATCACACAGCTTCTAGTCTTTCAGAAATTGGTGAAACTTTCGATTTAACCAGAGAACGTGTAAGACAAGTAAAACAAAGGGCAATAAGACGTTTACAAAACAAATCTAGAACAGAAGTTTTACGTTATTATTTAGGCTAA
- a CDS encoding TonB-dependent receptor codes for MKKTIIFLFLFASILVNAQSYQLTGKVVDQNNEPLANATVYAKNLKRGTTTKADGTYLLNLPKGEHFIQVTYLGYKSFLQGIVILNQNVTADFTLQNEDTVLDEVLVNAVRVNADIPVTFSNLSKKEIAKRNLGQDIPILLNYLPSVISSSDAGAGIGYTYMNVRGSNGERINVTVNGIPYNDAESHGTFWVNLGDFASSTENLQLQRGVGTSTNGSGAFGASLNILTDAVSEEAYGEISNSFGSFGTRKHTVKFSTGKINDHIEIAGRLSDIYSDGYVDRAFTDLKSYYLQGSYSDENTLIKAITFGGEERTYQSWFGLDATQLEQDRRQNPYTYENEVDDYGQNHYQLHWNEQLNDKWSTTLGLNYTKGSGFFEQYKPGESAADFNNLIVDGSDVIVRRWLDNNFYVANFNTNYKTEKINLITGISYSNYTGDHFGEVIWGSDLAPNTEIRDRYYFSDATKNDFSLFAKANFYISKKLSGYADLQGRFVSYRTQGLTSDRDPINVDANFDFFNPKFGLTYNLNANNNLYASFAVANREPNRNDFENGVSTPETLNDLELGWRLNNGKVKLNTNIYYMDYKNQLVLTGALDDVGAPVRETSGSSYRLGLEIDADIRFTDKFSWKPNAAFSTNKNRDFFVTRDGNTTPELLGNTDISFSPNVIVGNMFIYNPTEKLQLSLLSKYVGEQFLSNLSSAISTNDVLESYFTSDINIVYTITPNKIFDSITLTALVNNIFDTEYVDRGYYYTYDDDFSVPGTVTTVDGAGYYPQATRNFLIGATLRF; via the coding sequence ATGAAAAAAACTATCATTTTTTTATTCTTGTTTGCAAGTATACTTGTAAACGCACAGTCCTACCAACTTACAGGGAAAGTTGTAGACCAAAACAATGAACCTTTAGCAAATGCAACTGTTTATGCAAAAAATCTAAAAAGAGGTACCACTACAAAAGCAGATGGTACCTACCTTTTAAATTTGCCAAAAGGAGAACATTTTATTCAAGTTACTTATTTGGGTTACAAGAGTTTTTTACAAGGAATTGTTATTCTAAATCAAAATGTAACTGCAGATTTTACATTACAGAATGAAGACACTGTTCTAGATGAAGTTCTAGTAAATGCAGTAAGGGTTAATGCAGACATTCCTGTTACATTCTCTAACCTATCTAAGAAAGAAATTGCAAAACGTAATTTGGGGCAAGACATACCTATCTTACTAAACTATTTACCATCTGTAATTTCATCATCAGATGCAGGTGCAGGTATAGGTTATACTTACATGAATGTACGTGGTTCTAATGGAGAAAGAATTAATGTAACTGTAAATGGAATACCTTATAATGATGCTGAAAGTCATGGAACTTTTTGGGTGAATTTAGGAGATTTTGCATCTTCTACAGAGAACTTGCAATTGCAAAGAGGAGTTGGTACATCAACCAATGGTTCAGGTGCTTTTGGTGCAAGTTTAAACATTTTAACAGATGCTGTTTCTGAAGAAGCTTATGGAGAAATTTCGAATTCTTTTGGCTCTTTTGGTACTCGTAAACACACTGTAAAATTTAGTACTGGTAAAATAAACGATCACATAGAGATTGCAGGTCGTTTGTCTGATATTTATTCTGATGGATATGTAGATAGAGCATTTACAGATTTAAAATCTTACTATTTACAAGGAAGTTATTCTGATGAAAATACACTTATAAAAGCAATTACTTTTGGTGGAGAAGAAAGAACCTACCAATCTTGGTTTGGATTAGATGCTACTCAATTAGAACAAGACAGAAGACAAAACCCATATACTTATGAAAATGAAGTAGACGATTATGGACAAAACCATTATCAATTGCATTGGAATGAGCAATTAAATGATAAATGGAGCACTACTTTAGGTTTAAACTACACTAAAGGTTCTGGATTTTTTGAACAATATAAACCTGGAGAATCTGCTGCAGATTTTAATAATTTAATAGTAGATGGTAGTGATGTTATTGTAAGACGTTGGTTAGATAACAATTTTTACGTAGCTAACTTTAATACCAATTATAAAACAGAAAAGATTAATTTAATTACAGGAATTTCATACTCTAATTATACAGGAGATCATTTTGGAGAAGTTATTTGGGGTTCTGATTTAGCACCAAATACAGAAATTAGAGATCGCTATTATTTTTCTGATGCTACAAAAAATGATTTTTCATTATTTGCAAAAGCAAACTTTTATATCTCAAAAAAATTATCTGGTTATGCAGATTTACAAGGGCGTTTTGTGTCTTATAGAACACAAGGTTTAACTTCAGATAGAGACCCTATAAACGTAGATGCTAATTTTGATTTTTTCAATCCTAAATTTGGTTTAACCTATAATTTAAATGCCAATAATAATTTATATGCTTCTTTTGCAGTTGCAAATAGAGAACCAAACAGAAATGATTTTGAAAACGGAGTTTCTACTCCAGAAACTTTAAATGATTTAGAATTAGGTTGGCGTTTAAACAATGGTAAAGTAAAACTAAACACCAACATCTATTATATGGATTACAAGAATCAGTTAGTTTTAACTGGTGCTTTAGATGATGTAGGAGCTCCAGTAAGAGAAACATCTGGAAGTAGTTATAGATTAGGTTTAGAAATAGATGCAGACATTCGTTTTACTGATAAATTTTCTTGGAAACCAAATGCAGCCTTTAGTACCAATAAAAACAGAGACTTTTTTGTAACTAGAGATGGTAATACTACTCCTGAATTATTAGGAAATACAGATATCTCTTTTTCTCCAAATGTAATTGTAGGTAATATGTTTATCTATAATCCAACAGAGAAATTACAGTTAAGTTTGTTATCTAAATATGTAGGTGAACAATTTTTAAGTAATTTAAGTAGTGCAATATCTACTAACGATGTTTTAGAAAGCTACTTTACAAGCGATATTAATATTGTGTATACAATTACACCAAATAAAATATTCGATTCAATTACCTTAACAGCTTTAGTGAATAATATTTTTGATACTGAATATGTAGATAGAGGTTATTACTATACATATGATGATGATTTTTCTGTTCCAGGAACTGTAACTACAGTAGATGGTGCAGGGTATTACCCACAAGCTACTAGAAACTTTTTAATAGGTGCTACTTTAAGATTTTAG
- a CDS encoding BamA/TamA family outer membrane protein: protein MKLYKKIVLFICFLALSIPAQSQEKENESGIDKFVEYFTFYPNRKKVAQDSTLYLSKIITAPIISYSPETSLGFGVGAKYLFKFKGSGEETRTSNMPVSLLYTLNSQFFIFSGFEIFTNQEKWVISGNILFQNYPRLYYGIGQNTPEENEEIYDTYQFLFEPILLKQAFTRYLFLGGGVRYNKIYDTKIEENGLLATTQPSGFNGSTSVGFELAALYDSRDNILNASKGWYMELTKGYYGTALGGTHQFELTRFDLRHYMKISSKNDDVLAFQAIGHFANGDASLSELALFGNEEMMRGYIEGRYIEENLLAAQVEYRKTFKDSRFGMVAFLGAGDVFNKSKDLSLSDLKLNYGVGLRFMLDKKEKLNIRFDFGSGNNTDGNFYVNIAEAY, encoded by the coding sequence ATGAAATTATATAAAAAAATAGTGCTATTTATTTGTTTTCTAGCACTAAGCATTCCTGCTCAATCACAGGAAAAAGAAAACGAAAGTGGCATAGATAAGTTTGTAGAATATTTTACATTTTATCCTAATAGAAAGAAAGTTGCACAAGATTCAACTTTATACTTATCAAAAATTATTACAGCACCTATTATAAGTTATTCACCAGAAACCAGCCTTGGTTTTGGAGTAGGAGCAAAGTATTTATTTAAATTTAAAGGAAGTGGAGAAGAAACAAGAACCTCTAATATGCCTGTTTCTTTGCTTTATACACTAAACAGTCAATTCTTTATTTTTTCTGGATTTGAGATATTTACCAATCAGGAAAAATGGGTAATTTCTGGTAATATATTATTTCAAAACTATCCTAGATTATATTATGGAATAGGACAAAACACACCAGAAGAGAATGAAGAAATTTACGATACCTATCAATTTTTATTTGAACCAATTTTATTAAAACAAGCTTTTACACGTTACTTATTTTTGGGTGGTGGAGTTAGGTATAACAAAATTTATGATACAAAAATAGAAGAAAATGGTTTGTTAGCTACAACTCAACCATCAGGTTTTAATGGTTCTACTTCTGTTGGTTTTGAGCTTGCAGCTTTGTATGACAGTAGAGATAACATTTTAAATGCCTCTAAAGGATGGTACATGGAGTTAACCAAAGGTTATTATGGAACTGCTTTGGGAGGAACGCATCAATTTGAATTAACTCGTTTTGATTTGCGTCATTACATGAAAATTTCTAGCAAAAATGATGATGTTTTAGCTTTTCAAGCCATTGGTCATTTTGCTAATGGAGATGCTTCTTTATCTGAATTGGCACTTTTTGGAAACGAAGAAATGATGCGTGGTTATATAGAAGGTAGATACATAGAAGAAAATTTATTGGCAGCTCAAGTAGAGTATAGAAAAACGTTTAAAGATAGTAGATTTGGTATGGTTGCTTTTTTAGGAGCAGGAGATGTTTTTAATAAATCTAAAGATTTAAGTTTAAGTGATTTAAAATTAAACTATGGGGTTGGTTTACGATTTATGTTAGATAAGAAAGAAAAATTAAATATTAGATTCGATTTTGGATCTGGTAACAATACAGATGGAAACTTTTACGTAAATATTGCTGAAGCTTATTAG
- the arfB gene encoding alternative ribosome rescue aminoacyl-tRNA hydrolase ArfB has translation MHSSEIIKELKFKAIRSSGAGGQHVNKTSSKIELTFDLENSLALSDKEKETLKEKLASKLTKEHQLIIFCEETRSQHKNKELAIKRFLGLLKTSLIKPKKRRPTKPSRSSILKNVEKNKRNSLKKALRKKPRLD, from the coding sequence ATGCATTCATCAGAAATTATAAAAGAACTAAAGTTTAAAGCAATTAGAAGTTCTGGTGCAGGTGGTCAGCATGTAAATAAAACCTCATCTAAAATAGAACTTACATTTGATTTAGAAAACTCGCTTGCATTATCTGATAAAGAAAAGGAAACACTGAAAGAAAAATTGGCTTCTAAATTAACCAAAGAACATCAACTCATTATATTTTGTGAAGAAACCAGATCTCAACATAAGAATAAGGAGTTAGCTATAAAACGTTTTTTAGGGTTGCTGAAAACAAGTTTAATTAAACCTAAAAAAAGAAGACCTACTAAACCAAGTAGATCTTCAATTTTAAAAAATGTTGAGAAAAATAAACGTAATTCTCTAAAAAAGGCTTTGCGTAAAAAACCGAGATTAGATTAA